From a region of the Paenibacillus sp. FSL R10-2734 genome:
- the mprF gene encoding bifunctional lysylphosphatidylglycerol flippase/synthetase MprF encodes MHSKQQTLERFKIVRLFLSIYRIRAVRALFPVAIIALVYWEGQHELKQVHLGLIMRELRRVPMTAILQMIGFALLAVAVMSAYDYLIRAHFRLKVGLWSTFRYAWIANTFNNLIGFAGLAGVGLRTLMYKKSGVPTSVLTPAIVFLSPLMITGLSLLSWANIFGLLPANALLEEHHWLVFAVWGMALYLPFFVFVQRSALYAKWINRGEGRTPWRTVIASVGASFLEWSFAGVTFWTISSHLLHEVHFPVIFGIFTIAAIAGILSMAPGGIGAFDLIALLGLTQLGFESDQTMAVLVVFRLFYYLIPWLIGLVLAALEFGLQGKKGQDRSAPGFEPSLNIWQKIWGWPGQYTFLSDLGVWALGKLVLASGLILLLSTATPGLLYRLKITETILSFSIMQLSHHLSVLIGFMLILLSRGITLRIRSAYIWTSILLFSGSVFAVAKGFDYEEALFLLLVALILWISRSRFYRISAPVSRQSTIWWLVLTSVIALSYYLLGSHVHRGFLKHLPPGVQPEWLQRHSDVAFTAVGGLAFSWIILTLLITLRPQRKPEELFGNFDRERLERFLGEVQGNPLTHMLFLGDKSFFWAQEGKVLFAFARVRDKLVVLGDPLGDWSLINEAISEFRQAADKYGLVVVFYQATPEFLSIYHEQGYHFFKLGEEALVSLDTFTLSGKKNSDLRSVCNRFEREGYDFEVVEAPHAEDLLRELRFVSDEWLNGRTEKGYSLGWFNGAYLQLAPIALLRNAEGTILAFASIAHGYDQGMTVSIDLMRHRKNVPNGTMDYLFVRLLEWAKSKGYHRFNLGNAPLSSVGENVGALKEEKLAHLVFKRGGRWYGFVGLRRYKEKFSPEWEPRYLAYPASITLPILTLDLVRLVSRHPKEKE; translated from the coding sequence ATGCATTCAAAACAACAGACATTAGAAAGATTCAAAATTGTAAGGCTGTTCTTATCCATCTATCGGATACGGGCGGTGAGGGCTCTCTTTCCAGTGGCTATCATTGCGCTGGTGTATTGGGAGGGGCAGCATGAGCTGAAGCAAGTTCACTTAGGGCTTATCATGCGGGAGTTAAGAAGAGTACCTATGACCGCTATTTTGCAAATGATCGGATTTGCACTTCTCGCAGTAGCTGTAATGAGTGCCTATGATTACTTGATTCGGGCACATTTCCGTTTAAAAGTAGGGCTGTGGAGCACCTTCCGTTATGCCTGGATTGCTAATACGTTTAATAATTTAATTGGTTTTGCAGGTCTGGCTGGAGTAGGTTTAAGAACGTTAATGTATAAAAAAAGCGGAGTGCCAACCTCCGTCCTAACTCCGGCAATCGTATTTCTTTCGCCGCTCATGATTACCGGCTTATCTTTACTTTCTTGGGCAAATATCTTCGGTTTACTCCCGGCAAATGCTTTGCTGGAAGAGCATCATTGGTTAGTATTTGCGGTGTGGGGTATGGCACTTTATTTGCCGTTTTTTGTGTTTGTACAGCGCTCGGCGCTTTATGCGAAATGGATTAATCGGGGAGAAGGCAGAACACCATGGCGTACAGTAATCGCCTCTGTGGGTGCTTCATTTCTGGAATGGAGCTTTGCGGGTGTAACGTTTTGGACAATCAGTAGCCACCTCTTGCACGAGGTTCATTTTCCAGTCATATTCGGCATATTTACGATTGCTGCTATCGCGGGCATCTTGAGTATGGCACCCGGCGGTATCGGTGCTTTTGACCTTATCGCATTGCTGGGTCTTACGCAGCTTGGATTCGAAAGTGATCAGACCATGGCAGTGCTTGTTGTTTTTAGATTGTTCTATTATCTCATTCCGTGGTTGATCGGATTGGTGCTGGCAGCACTGGAATTTGGTCTGCAAGGAAAAAAGGGCCAAGATCGTTCAGCTCCAGGGTTCGAACCCTCCCTTAACATATGGCAGAAGATCTGGGGTTGGCCGGGTCAGTATACCTTTCTGAGCGATCTTGGTGTGTGGGCGCTCGGCAAGCTTGTGCTAGCAAGCGGGCTTATTCTATTACTATCAACTGCTACACCTGGATTGTTGTATAGGCTGAAGATTACGGAGACAATATTGTCGTTCTCGATCATGCAGCTCTCACATCATTTATCCGTACTCATTGGTTTTATGCTCATTTTGTTGTCGCGGGGCATTACATTACGAATCCGTAGTGCATACATTTGGACCAGCATTCTATTATTTTCCGGGTCCGTGTTTGCGGTGGCTAAAGGCTTTGATTATGAAGAAGCGCTGTTTCTGCTCCTTGTAGCACTTATTCTGTGGATCTCCAGATCTCGGTTTTATCGGATTAGTGCTCCCGTCAGCAGACAGAGTACGATTTGGTGGCTTGTCCTTACTTCAGTAATTGCTCTTAGCTACTATCTATTGGGCAGCCATGTGCATCGTGGGTTTCTGAAGCATCTACCACCCGGTGTGCAGCCAGAGTGGCTACAGCGGCATAGTGATGTTGCGTTCACGGCTGTAGGGGGCCTGGCTTTCTCCTGGATTATTCTTACTTTGCTGATTACCCTCAGACCCCAACGTAAGCCTGAGGAGCTTTTCGGAAACTTTGATAGGGAAAGGCTGGAACGTTTTCTAGGCGAAGTTCAAGGCAATCCTTTAACTCACATGTTGTTTTTGGGTGATAAAAGCTTCTTCTGGGCTCAAGAAGGCAAGGTGTTATTCGCTTTCGCCAGAGTTAGGGATAAGCTTGTAGTCCTGGGTGATCCATTGGGAGATTGGAGTCTCATCAATGAGGCGATCAGTGAATTTAGACAAGCTGCGGATAAGTACGGTCTGGTGGTCGTTTTTTATCAGGCCACACCTGAATTTTTATCGATTTATCATGAGCAGGGATATCACTTTTTCAAGCTGGGGGAAGAGGCATTGGTATCGCTCGATACCTTTACGCTCAGTGGCAAGAAGAACAGTGATCTGCGAAGCGTATGCAACCGATTTGAACGGGAAGGTTATGATTTCGAAGTTGTAGAAGCGCCGCACGCTGAAGATTTGTTACGAGAGCTGCGATTCGTTTCAGACGAATGGTTGAACGGGCGCACCGAAAAAGGGTATTCGCTGGGCTGGTTTAACGGGGCCTATCTGCAGCTGGCTCCGATCGCGCTGCTGCGGAATGCCGAAGGGACGATACTGGCATTTGCTTCTATTGCACACGGGTATGATCAGGGCATGACCGTATCGATTGATTTGATGCGCCATCGAAAAAATGTGCCGAACGGCACGATGGATTATTTATTTGTTCGTCTGCTAGAATGGGCGAAATCTAAGGGTTATCATCGGTTTAATCTAGGCAATGCTCCGCTGTCCAGTGTGGGTGAGAATGTTGGGGCCTTGAAAGAGGAGAAGCTGGCTCATCTCGTATTTAAAAGAGGGGGGCGTTGGTACGGCTTTGTCGGACTGCGTCGATATAAAGAAAAGTTCAGTCCGGAGTGGGAGCCGCGTTACTTAGCGTATCCTGCTTCCATAACGTTGCCGATCTTAACGCTGGATCTGGTGAGGTTAGTGTCTCGCCATCCAAAGGAGAAGGAATAG
- a CDS encoding IS110 family transposase, with protein MKNTIKYVGLDVSKEKIAVAIADEGREPARYYGAISHTPDAVARMIRKIKGTGITLEVCYEAGPTGYDLYRWLTKMGISCVVIAPSRMPQRPGDAIKTDRRDAEKLAQLHRAGELTAIHVPTPELEALRDLIRAREDARQDLHRVRQRLIHFLLRHQIHKPEGMKKRWTKRYREWLSMLKFNNVAQEKVFAESLQQLREVEERIKRLEAAMREEAQICPYAPVIQALQGLRGIALLTAMTLVVEIGNFERFRSPAQLMSYLGLVPREYSSGASTKRGSLTKTGNSGVRRALVESAWSYRHRPAVKGDLAVRLEGQSAHVHETSWKAQERLHSKYLKLVRRGKHRNLTMAAVGRELVGFIWSIAVDAERKMA; from the coding sequence ATGAAGAATACCATAAAATACGTAGGTTTGGATGTATCAAAAGAAAAAATTGCGGTGGCGATTGCAGATGAGGGTCGAGAACCCGCACGATATTATGGAGCCATATCTCATACCCCAGATGCTGTGGCTCGAATGATTCGGAAAATCAAAGGTACAGGGATTACACTGGAGGTCTGCTATGAAGCCGGGCCTACGGGGTACGACTTATATCGCTGGCTGACGAAAATGGGGATTTCCTGCGTGGTAATCGCACCTTCGCGTATGCCACAGCGTCCCGGCGATGCTATAAAAACCGATCGACGGGATGCTGAAAAACTGGCTCAACTGCACCGCGCAGGAGAATTGACTGCGATCCATGTGCCGACTCCTGAACTCGAAGCCTTAAGAGATCTCATTCGTGCACGAGAAGATGCTAGGCAGGACTTACATCGGGTTCGGCAACGGCTCATTCATTTTCTGTTGCGTCACCAAATTCACAAGCCAGAAGGCATGAAAAAACGTTGGACCAAAAGGTACCGGGAATGGCTGTCTATGTTGAAGTTTAATAATGTAGCTCAAGAAAAAGTTTTCGCGGAATCCCTGCAACAGCTCCGGGAAGTGGAGGAGCGAATCAAGCGACTTGAAGCCGCAATGCGAGAAGAAGCACAGATCTGTCCATACGCACCTGTCATTCAAGCGTTGCAAGGTCTGCGGGGAATTGCCCTGCTGACGGCTATGACTTTAGTTGTCGAGATTGGAAATTTTGAGCGTTTTCGTTCACCGGCTCAGCTCATGAGTTACCTGGGACTAGTGCCACGGGAGTATTCATCGGGAGCAAGTACCAAAAGAGGAAGTCTTACAAAAACCGGAAATTCCGGTGTGCGACGTGCACTGGTGGAGTCCGCATGGAGTTACCGTCACCGTCCTGCAGTTAAAGGAGATTTAGCAGTGCGCTTAGAGGGTCAGAGTGCTCATGTCCATGAAACGTCGTGGAAAGCCCAAGAACGGTTACACAGCAAGTATTTAAAGTTAGTCAGACGTGGGAAACACCGAAATTTAACTATGGCTGCGGTAGGTCGTGAGTTAGTTGGATTCATCTGGTCAATAGCGGTAGATGCAGAACGGAAAATGGCGTAG